In one Bacteroidota bacterium genomic region, the following are encoded:
- a CDS encoding glycoside hydrolase family 31 protein, which yields MEIKKDKYSIKYFPADITRYVQEGQTFYFYATDTVLEVKVFSDKIVRFRYAPDGRFQRDFSYALVENLTIQNANLSVYEDRHKFDLMTDHLVVQIYKKSLKVTILDRKYNVISEDELGFHWQHYIKKGGKINYCSKKIQDGEVFFGMGDKPMELNLRGKRIENYGADTYGFKKDQDPIYKNIPFYLGLHHDIGYGIFFDNTFRSIFDFGKEQFDVCSFWARGGEMNYYFIYGPELMNVVEQYAGLTGTPEMPPMWALGYHQCKWSYYPEKQVREIAQEFRDRGIPCDAIYLDIDYMEGFRCFTWSKEGFPKPAKLMGDLAEKGFKTIVIIDPGIKIDPEYWVYQEGLKNGYFCKRADGEFMEGDVWPGACNFPDYTNPEVRRWWSGLFEEMIRMGVRGVWNDMNEPAVFEIGTFPEDVRHNFDGDPCSHRKAHNIYGMQMARATYDGIRKFLYPNRPFVITRSCYSGAQRFSSVWTGDNIATWEHLWIANMQIQRLCMSGISFAGSDVGGFIGNPDGELYVRWVQMATFHPFIRTHSAGNDPGAEPQEPWSYGSKFEFIAKKYILLRYQLLPYIYTTFWQHSTYGIPMVRPLIMHDQTDTESLYRTDQYMFGDKILVCPVHLPGADTRLLYLPKGRWYNFWDDELETGGKEIEVDAPVDTLPLFVKEGSVIPNYPKMQYVGEIPITELTLHIYFTKTVQTSHIYEDAGDYYGYRNGQFNIKKFVVTVKRGVFKRFQTVSGNFEPSYAHYKIILHGVPENINEFEVDGKTHRITKRYSHLGVIKFKANANFKEISLKV from the coding sequence ATGGAAATTAAAAAGGATAAGTACTCTATCAAGTATTTCCCTGCTGATATTACAAGGTATGTACAAGAAGGTCAAACTTTTTATTTCTATGCCACAGATACTGTACTCGAAGTCAAAGTCTTTTCGGATAAAATTGTAAGGTTCAGATATGCCCCTGACGGTAGATTTCAACGGGACTTCTCCTACGCCCTTGTCGAGAATTTAACCATACAAAACGCTAACCTTTCCGTATATGAGGATCGACATAAATTCGATCTCATGACAGATCATTTAGTGGTACAGATTTACAAAAAATCTTTGAAAGTTACCATACTCGACCGGAAGTATAATGTAATCAGTGAAGATGAACTTGGTTTTCACTGGCAGCACTACATCAAGAAGGGGGGCAAAATCAACTATTGCTCTAAGAAAATACAGGATGGCGAGGTATTCTTTGGTATGGGCGACAAGCCGATGGAGTTAAATCTGCGCGGAAAGCGGATAGAAAACTATGGCGCCGATACCTATGGCTTTAAAAAAGATCAGGATCCCATTTATAAGAACATTCCGTTTTATCTTGGACTTCACCACGACATCGGCTATGGAATATTCTTTGATAATACCTTCAGAAGCATTTTCGATTTTGGAAAAGAACAATTTGATGTTTGCAGTTTCTGGGCCCGCGGTGGGGAGATGAATTACTATTTCATTTATGGGCCGGAATTGATGAATGTTGTAGAACAATATGCCGGACTTACGGGTACTCCGGAGATGCCACCCATGTGGGCTTTGGGCTATCATCAATGCAAATGGAGTTACTACCCGGAAAAGCAGGTACGTGAAATTGCGCAAGAGTTCCGTGACAGGGGAATTCCCTGTGATGCCATCTACCTAGACATCGACTATATGGAAGGATTCCGCTGCTTCACCTGGAGCAAGGAAGGATTTCCAAAACCGGCCAAGTTAATGGGTGATTTGGCAGAGAAAGGATTTAAAACTATCGTCATTATTGATCCGGGGATTAAAATAGATCCGGAATATTGGGTGTACCAGGAAGGTCTGAAAAACGGATATTTCTGCAAGCGGGCAGATGGTGAATTCATGGAAGGTGATGTTTGGCCCGGTGCCTGTAATTTTCCTGACTATACCAATCCGGAGGTTCGAAGATGGTGGAGTGGTTTGTTCGAAGAGATGATTCGAATGGGTGTGCGAGGAGTATGGAATGATATGAATGAACCGGCTGTGTTCGAGATCGGCACTTTCCCGGAAGACGTACGACATAATTTTGACGGTGATCCCTGCAGTCACCGTAAGGCACATAATATTTACGGCATGCAGATGGCCAGAGCTACTTATGATGGTATCCGGAAGTTCCTTTATCCCAACCGGCCTTTTGTCATCACCCGCTCCTGTTATTCCGGTGCCCAGCGTTTTAGTTCTGTATGGACTGGAGACAATATTGCGACCTGGGAACATCTCTGGATTGCTAATATGCAGATTCAGCGTTTATGCATGTCGGGGATATCTTTTGCAGGATCCGATGTAGGTGGATTCATTGGAAATCCGGATGGTGAGTTATACGTACGTTGGGTGCAGATGGCTACCTTCCATCCCTTCATCAGAACACATTCGGCGGGAAATGATCCCGGTGCCGAGCCTCAGGAGCCATGGTCGTATGGCAGCAAATTTGAATTTATCGCTAAGAAATATATTCTGCTGCGTTATCAACTTCTCCCTTACATCTACACTACTTTCTGGCAGCATTCCACTTATGGAATACCCATGGTCCGTCCGCTCATCATGCATGACCAGACTGACACGGAGTCGCTGTACAGAACCGACCAGTACATGTTTGGAGATAAGATTCTGGTATGTCCGGTGCATCTGCCCGGAGCCGATACACGATTGCTTTATCTCCCCAAAGGGCGATGGTATAATTTCTGGGATGATGAACTGGAAACAGGCGGCAAGGAGATTGAAGTAGATGCGCCGGTGGATACACTCCCACTCTTTGTTAAGGAAGGTTCCGTTATTCCTAATTATCCCAAGATGCAATATGTAGGAGAAATTCCAATTACTGAATTAACCCTACATATCTACTTTACCAAAACTGTTCAGACGAGTCATATCTATGAGGATGCCGGAGATTATTACGGATATCGCAACGGACAATTTAACATTAAAAAATTCGTCGTCACTGTAAAGAGAGGTGTCTTCAAAAGATTCCAAACTGTGAGTGGGAATTTTGAACCCAGCTATGCGCACTATAAAATTATATTACATGGTGTTCCCGAAAATATTAATGAATTTGAAGTGGATGGAAAGACTCACCGTATTACCAAGCGGTACTCGCATTTAGGGGTCATTAAATTTAAAGCAAATGCAAACTTCAAGGAGATTTCTCTAAAGGTATAA
- a CDS encoding T9SS type A sorting domain-containing protein: MDEYQHCQSTRIIQEWYKNQQHDYYTVQLYDVHFYRRRTNLDQSVRRTYPNNDIAKYGNAIIAPSGNNVVYSDDLGQSWNIYSSGLPVNGTVYSVGVMGESAYAGINNSVYKMAYPGAPWTNFSQGIQGNGLMSSILSIGNTLVANSTLGIYRRTIEDSLWRNVNPNAPVIDIIYANDFIWSAGYNGVYFSDNLGKTFHPWNDGFPEYMGQIENLFADGDVLYAGSQEFSAWKRTIEPEITITNAPSSSVCTGSIISVSALSTVALNAGNKYYLQLSDRFGRFLNPVILDSATSIAAAVTLNGLLPDSLPTGTEYKVRIVSSSPYLLATACTNYFTILQRANINLQPANQNACQGQGTGFYVGAEGDSLIYQWQVDQSGAGFYTNLNNNATYQDVNSPLLLITSPTPIMSGYRYRCQISNSCGITLSNFGTLTVNAITATVTGQPVATTVCSGQAASFTLTAAGSGLSYQWQVNSGFGVFSTISNGSQYTGVNTSSLIVNFTSANMDGYIYRCKIGTCLFTDSVALIVNGEPVTASILSQEPFCDGGSAQFNVFVAGAGISYQWEEDNGSGFTPVINGTNYSGANAPLLQISNIPASYNNYLYRCNITGLCSPGSSSSNNGELILSPSPTVLTQPVSSIICEGDSTSFTAIGSGSFLYYNWEMNTGNGWAPVPPLPPYSGVNSSTLHLSQTSASMQNNLFRCRMSGCVTSNDANLNLLPVPVVAVNDLIICTHQLPYTLNGAVPNGGIYYGTGIYNSIFDPFGSNTGQYIFNYVYESPNGCSSSATGNIMLTSCTDIAESFVENNTISLFPNPAKETLTLSFGTSVKSASRIQLFTLDGRVMKEIIVPAGENKIEINVSGYPEGLYLLKITNTLLSESRRLLILH; the protein is encoded by the coding sequence ATGGACGAATACCAGCATTGTCAATCAACAAGGATTATACAGGAGTGGTATAAAAATCAACAACACGATTATTATACCGTCCAGTTATACGATGTACACTTCTACCGACGACGGACAAACCTGGACCAGTCCGTTCGTCGCACCTATCCCAACAATGACATTGCAAAATATGGCAACGCTATCATTGCTCCATCCGGAAATAATGTGGTTTACAGCGATGATTTAGGACAAAGCTGGAATATCTACAGCTCCGGATTACCGGTGAACGGAACAGTCTACTCTGTGGGAGTGATGGGTGAAAGTGCTTACGCAGGGATAAACAACAGCGTTTACAAGATGGCATATCCGGGAGCACCATGGACGAACTTCAGCCAGGGAATACAAGGAAATGGTTTAATGTCCTCTATTCTAAGCATAGGAAACACACTCGTTGCCAATAGCACATTGGGCATTTACAGGAGAACTATTGAAGATAGTTTATGGCGAAATGTAAATCCGAATGCTCCTGTTATCGATATCATTTATGCGAATGATTTTATATGGTCTGCCGGATACAATGGTGTTTATTTCAGTGATAATCTCGGCAAAACATTTCATCCCTGGAATGATGGATTTCCGGAATATATGGGACAGATAGAAAACCTTTTTGCAGATGGAGATGTCCTCTACGCAGGAAGTCAGGAATTTTCAGCATGGAAAAGAACGATAGAACCGGAAATCACGATTACAAATGCACCTTCATCCAGCGTTTGTACAGGATCGATAATATCTGTTTCAGCCTTGAGTACTGTAGCTTTAAATGCAGGCAACAAATACTACCTGCAGTTATCTGATCGCTTTGGACGTTTTCTAAATCCTGTTATTCTGGACTCCGCAACGAGCATTGCTGCAGCAGTAACGCTAAACGGACTTCTTCCTGATAGTCTGCCAACAGGAACTGAATATAAGGTTAGAATCGTAAGTTCATCTCCTTACTTACTTGCTACTGCCTGCACCAATTACTTTACTATTCTTCAGCGGGCGAATATCAACCTTCAGCCGGCCAATCAAAATGCATGTCAGGGACAGGGAACGGGATTTTATGTTGGAGCGGAGGGCGATTCACTGATTTACCAATGGCAGGTAGATCAGAGTGGGGCGGGTTTTTACACCAATTTAAATAATAATGCAACGTATCAGGATGTAAACAGTCCCTTACTGCTCATTACAAGTCCGACTCCCATTATGAGTGGATACCGGTATCGTTGTCAAATCAGCAACAGTTGCGGAATCACGTTATCAAATTTTGGAACCTTAACAGTAAATGCCATCACGGCAACCGTTACCGGGCAGCCCGTTGCAACTACAGTTTGCAGTGGGCAAGCGGCCTCATTCACACTTACAGCCGCCGGGTCAGGATTAAGCTATCAATGGCAAGTAAATAGCGGGTTTGGGGTATTTAGTACTATTAGTAACGGAAGTCAATATACGGGAGTGAATACCTCCAGCCTCATTGTAAATTTCACTTCAGCAAATATGGATGGATACATTTACCGTTGCAAGATTGGAACCTGTTTGTTCACCGACAGTGTTGCATTAATTGTAAATGGTGAGCCGGTAACGGCGAGTATACTTTCACAGGAACCTTTTTGTGACGGAGGGAGTGCACAATTCAATGTATTTGTTGCGGGTGCAGGAATTAGCTACCAATGGGAAGAAGATAACGGCAGCGGATTTACCCCGGTAATTAACGGAACAAATTATAGCGGAGCTAATGCACCTTTACTTCAAATATCGAATATACCCGCATCTTATAATAATTATTTGTACCGATGCAATATAACAGGCCTTTGTTCTCCGGGCTCAAGTTCCTCTAACAATGGAGAGTTGATATTATCGCCATCACCCACCGTACTTACTCAACCTGTCAGCAGTATTATTTGCGAAGGTGACAGCACCTCTTTCACTGCTATTGGCAGTGGAAGTTTCCTTTACTACAATTGGGAAATGAATACCGGAAACGGATGGGCGCCGGTTCCTCCACTCCCACCCTATTCAGGAGTAAACAGCTCAACACTTCATCTCAGTCAAACTTCAGCATCCATGCAGAACAACCTGTTTCGATGTCGGATGAGTGGATGTGTCACCAGTAATGATGCCAATTTAAATCTACTTCCTGTTCCGGTAGTTGCTGTCAATGATCTCATCATATGTACCCATCAGCTCCCCTATACGCTGAACGGAGCAGTTCCTAACGGCGGTATTTATTACGGAACCGGGATCTACAATAGCATCTTCGATCCCTTTGGAAGCAATACAGGACAATATATTTTCAATTACGTCTACGAATCTCCTAACGGCTGTTCCTCAAGTGCAACCGGCAATATCATGCTTACAAGTTGTACTGATATTGCGGAATCATTTGTTGAAAATAACACCATCAGCCTGTTTCCGAATCCGGCAAAGGAAACTTTAACTCTTTCATTTGGAACCTCTGTAAAATCAGCGTCCCGCATTCAACTCTTCACCTTAGATGGTCGCGTGATGAAGGAAATCATCGTCCCGGCCGGTGAAAACAAAATAGAGATCAATGTTTCCGGTTACCCGGAGGGCCTCTACCTGCTTAAAATAACGAATACCCTCCTTTCAGAAAGCAGGAGATTATTGATCCTTCATTAA
- a CDS encoding tungsten formylmethanofuran dehydrogenase translates to MSITASSTHRTGLSTDLLLKAYRLMCTAKEMTVLYEEKVQITAKYVHATSRGHEAIQLAVGLQLKAQDYLSAYYRDDSILLGIGLRPYELMLQLMAKRDDPFSGGRTYYCHPSLRREGMPKIPHQSSATGMQAIPTTGVAMGVQYMSKMGLLPEGEELPIVICSLGDASVTEGEVAEAFQMAALKQFPIIYVVQDNEWDISATAAETRAMNAFEYAKGFKGLEAVSIDGTDFFTCYDTMNRIMSSVRKNPRPWLVHATVPLLNHHTSGVRKEWYRHDLEQAALRDPLPRFRAELLESGISENELLEMEALAYTTVRADFEEAFKSEDPRPEDLFTHDFAPTPVLSEAGERSPAGGEVKVMVDCALFAIQELMEKHKECLLYGQDVGGRLGGVFREAATLAQKFGDDRVFNTPIQEAFIVGSTVGMSATGCKPIVEVQFADYIWPGLNQLFTEVSRSCYLTNGKWPVSCIIRVPIGAYGSGGPYHSTSIESVLTNIRGIKICYPSTGADLKGLMKAAYYDPNPVVMLEHKGLYWSKIKGTEDAKTVEPAEDYILPLGKARIVVEAAASATSDTLTVITYGMGVYWSGNAAKNYPGQIEIIDLRTLVPLDTETVFASVRKHSRCLVVTEEPVHNSFAQSIAGRIQQECFTFLDAPVRVIGAENMPAIPLNSTLEATMLPNADKVGKAMAALLKF, encoded by the coding sequence ATGTCCATAACAGCTTCGTCAACACATAGAACCGGACTCAGCACCGATTTACTGCTCAAAGCCTATCGATTAATGTGCACTGCAAAAGAGATGACAGTGCTTTATGAAGAGAAAGTTCAAATTACCGCCAAATATGTTCATGCCACTTCTCGAGGGCATGAAGCGATTCAATTGGCTGTCGGTTTGCAATTGAAAGCACAGGATTATCTCAGTGCCTATTATCGTGATGATAGTATTTTATTAGGAATTGGATTGCGCCCTTATGAGTTGATGCTTCAACTGATGGCGAAGCGTGATGACCCTTTTTCAGGAGGCAGAACGTATTATTGTCATCCAAGCCTCAGGAGAGAAGGAATGCCTAAAATCCCGCACCAGAGTTCCGCAACCGGGATGCAAGCTATTCCAACTACCGGTGTGGCAATGGGCGTTCAATACATGTCGAAGATGGGCTTGCTCCCGGAAGGGGAGGAATTGCCAATAGTTATTTGTTCTCTCGGAGATGCATCTGTCACTGAGGGTGAAGTAGCAGAAGCATTTCAGATGGCTGCATTAAAACAATTTCCAATTATCTATGTCGTGCAGGATAATGAATGGGATATTTCGGCAACCGCCGCGGAAACCAGAGCCATGAATGCCTTTGAATATGCAAAGGGCTTTAAAGGTTTAGAAGCCGTGAGTATCGATGGGACTGATTTTTTTACCTGTTATGATACCATGAACAGGATTATGTCATCTGTCAGAAAGAATCCGCGTCCATGGCTGGTGCACGCTACCGTTCCGCTGTTGAATCATCATACTTCAGGCGTTCGCAAAGAGTGGTATCGACATGATTTGGAGCAAGCGGCCTTACGTGATCCTTTGCCTCGCTTTCGGGCTGAATTACTAGAATCTGGTATTTCGGAAAATGAGCTATTGGAAATGGAAGCACTTGCGTATACAACAGTAAGGGCTGATTTTGAGGAAGCGTTTAAATCAGAAGATCCTCGTCCGGAAGACCTTTTTACTCATGATTTTGCTCCTACACCTGTATTGTCAGAAGCAGGAGAGAGAAGTCCTGCTGGAGGAGAAGTAAAGGTGATGGTGGACTGTGCTCTCTTTGCCATTCAGGAATTAATGGAGAAGCATAAGGAATGTTTGTTGTATGGTCAGGATGTCGGGGGAAGATTAGGAGGTGTTTTTAGAGAGGCGGCTACACTGGCGCAGAAATTTGGAGATGATAGAGTATTTAACACGCCGATTCAGGAAGCTTTCATCGTGGGGAGTACAGTGGGAATGAGCGCGACAGGTTGTAAGCCGATTGTAGAAGTGCAGTTTGCGGATTATATCTGGCCGGGCCTGAATCAATTGTTCACGGAAGTAAGTCGATCTTGTTATCTTACCAATGGGAAATGGCCGGTGAGCTGTATCATCCGTGTTCCGATTGGTGCCTATGGCAGCGGTGGCCCCTATCATTCCACCAGTATTGAAAGTGTATTGACGAATATCAGAGGAATTAAAATTTGCTATCCTTCTACAGGAGCAGATTTGAAAGGATTGATGAAAGCAGCTTATTATGATCCTAATCCTGTGGTCATGCTGGAACATAAAGGCTTGTATTGGTCGAAGATAAAAGGCACAGAGGACGCCAAAACGGTTGAACCTGCTGAAGATTATATATTACCTTTAGGAAAGGCACGCATAGTGGTGGAAGCGGCAGCATCTGCAACTTCGGATACGCTTACCGTTATAACCTACGGTATGGGGGTATACTGGTCAGGAAATGCAGCAAAAAATTATCCCGGACAAATTGAAATCATTGATCTTCGCACATTGGTCCCGCTCGACACGGAAACTGTTTTTGCATCCGTGCGAAAGCACAGCAGATGTTTGGTCGTTACAGAAGAGCCGGTACATAATTCTTTTGCGCAATCCATAGCCGGTCGTATTCAGCAGGAATGTTTTACTTTTCTTGATGCACCTGTGCGGGTCATTGGGGCGGAGAATATGCCTGCGATACCTCTGAATAGTACTTTAGAAGCCACGATGTTGCCCAACGCTGATAAAGTTGGCAAGGCGATGGCGGCTCTTTTAAAATTCTAA
- a CDS encoding tRNA-(ms[2]io[6]A)-hydroxylase codes for MFRLKLPTDPRWVNIVEKNIEEILTDHAYCEQKAASNAITIVVKNPEKSDLVKAVLEVAQEELQHFQMVHEKLLARGFVLGRERKDEYVNLLYDFMRKGGSSAQQLLDRLLFAAMIEARSCERFKVLSENIKDDDLRVFYHDLMVSEANHYTLFLNFARKYGEGEDVEKRWQEWLDYEGEIIQGFGKKETIHG; via the coding sequence ATGTTCCGTTTAAAGCTTCCGACTGATCCGCGTTGGGTAAATATCGTTGAAAAAAATATTGAAGAAATATTGACGGATCATGCTTATTGTGAGCAGAAGGCGGCATCAAATGCCATCACCATCGTTGTAAAAAATCCTGAAAAGAGTGATTTGGTAAAGGCGGTATTGGAAGTGGCACAGGAAGAGCTGCAGCATTTTCAAATGGTGCACGAGAAGTTGCTGGCCCGGGGGTTTGTTTTGGGACGTGAACGAAAGGATGAATATGTAAATCTCCTCTATGACTTTATGCGGAAAGGAGGATCCTCCGCACAACAATTGCTGGATCGCCTCTTATTTGCAGCAATGATAGAAGCACGCAGCTGTGAACGGTTTAAAGTGCTTTCAGAAAATATCAAGGATGATGATCTTCGTGTTTTTTACCATGACCTTATGGTGAGTGAAGCGAATCATTATACCTTGTTTTTAAATTTTGCCAGGAAATACGGGGAAGGGGAGGATGTTGAAAAACGCTGGCAGGAATGGCTCGATTACGAGGGGGAAATCATTCAGGGTTTCGGTAAGAAAGAAACCATACACGGGTAG
- a CDS encoding NAD-dependent epimerase/dehydratase family protein, whose amino-acid sequence MPISLVTGGAGFIGAHVTNELINRGHQVVVLDDLSGGFQENVNPKATFVQGSVMDHALLEQLFNKYKFEYVYHLAAYAAEGLSHFIKRFNYNNNLIGSINLINESVKHKVKCFVFTSSIAVYGKGQLPMREEMLPEPEDPYGISKLAVEMDLKCTHEMFGLNYIIFRPHNVYGEYQNLGDKYRNVVGIFMNQLMQDMPLTIFGDGSQTRAFSYIGDVAPHIAESVNIPAAYNQVFNIGADQEFSVNDLAGTVCEVLGVQGQIRHVEARNEVLHAYADHTKVQRIFDINTHYTLKEGLQKMADWAKTSGIRRSTKFNGIEITEKLPPVWLED is encoded by the coding sequence ATGCCAATTTCATTAGTAACCGGTGGAGCCGGTTTTATTGGTGCTCATGTAACCAATGAATTGATAAACAGAGGGCATCAGGTCGTTGTGTTGGATGATCTGAGTGGAGGCTTTCAGGAAAATGTGAACCCGAAAGCCACTTTTGTGCAAGGATCAGTAATGGATCATGCCTTATTAGAACAGTTATTTAACAAGTACAAATTCGAATACGTTTATCATCTCGCGGCTTATGCTGCAGAAGGACTCAGCCATTTTATTAAACGATTTAATTACAATAATAATCTCATTGGAAGTATTAACCTGATTAATGAGTCCGTAAAGCATAAGGTAAAATGTTTTGTCTTTACTTCATCCATAGCTGTCTATGGTAAAGGTCAATTGCCAATGCGGGAAGAAATGTTGCCGGAACCGGAGGATCCATATGGAATTTCTAAATTGGCAGTTGAGATGGACCTGAAATGCACACATGAAATGTTCGGCTTGAATTATATCATTTTCCGTCCGCATAATGTTTACGGCGAGTATCAAAATCTGGGCGATAAATATAGAAATGTGGTCGGTATTTTTATGAATCAACTGATGCAGGATATGCCCTTGACTATTTTTGGTGATGGTAGTCAGACCAGAGCTTTCAGCTATATTGGCGATGTCGCACCTCATATCGCGGAAAGTGTAAATATTCCGGCTGCCTACAATCAGGTTTTTAACATTGGAGCAGATCAGGAGTTTTCAGTCAATGACCTCGCGGGTACCGTCTGTGAAGTGTTGGGTGTTCAGGGGCAAATTCGACATGTGGAAGCAAGAAATGAAGTATTACATGCTTACGCGGATCATACTAAAGTGCAACGTATATTTGATATCAACACACATTATACCTTAAAGGAAGGACTACAAAAGATGGCGGATTGGGCCAAAACTTCCGGTATACGAAGAAGCACGAAATTTAATGGTATTGAAATAACAGAGAAGCTTCCGCCGGTTTGGCTGGAAGATTAA
- a CDS encoding glycosyltransferase family 4 protein, which translates to MKQVLIITAHRKDRAPNQRFRFEQYIDFLEQNGFHCHFSHLISEEDDKVLYRPGHYFLKGAIALKAAMKRARDVISRNKFDLIFICREGFLTGTTIFEELLHKSRAPIIYDFDDAIWHFDVSDANKKFGWMKNPGKTAKLISMADLVFAGNEYLADYARHHNDHVVIIPTTIDTDEYLPVPFRDKLPVCIGWSGSITTIRHFEMAVPVLKAIKAKYGERVTFKVIGDGNYQMKELGIVGIPWKKETELQELSEIDIGIMPLPDDEWAKGKCGLKGLQYMALSIATVMSPVGVNTEIIRDGENGMLAATISEWIEKLSLLIDNPSLRRLCAENGRKTVEKEYSVKALQPAYLKYFRDLTEQKKH; encoded by the coding sequence GTGAAGCAGGTATTGATCATTACAGCGCATCGAAAAGACCGTGCGCCTAATCAACGGTTCAGGTTTGAACAGTATATTGATTTTTTGGAGCAGAATGGATTTCATTGTCATTTTTCACATTTGATTTCTGAAGAAGATGATAAGGTGCTTTACAGACCCGGCCATTATTTCTTAAAGGGCGCTATCGCATTAAAGGCAGCAATGAAACGTGCCAGGGATGTTATTTCAAGAAATAAATTCGATTTGATTTTTATTTGCAGAGAGGGTTTCCTCACCGGCACTACGATTTTTGAAGAGCTGTTGCATAAATCCCGTGCACCCATTATTTATGACTTCGATGATGCCATCTGGCATTTCGATGTTTCCGATGCCAATAAAAAATTTGGATGGATGAAGAATCCCGGTAAAACAGCAAAACTGATTAGTATGGCTGACCTCGTTTTCGCCGGGAATGAATATCTCGCTGATTATGCCAGGCACCACAATGACCATGTCGTCATTATCCCCACAACTATTGATACAGACGAATATCTGCCGGTTCCGTTCAGAGATAAGCTGCCTGTATGTATCGGCTGGAGTGGATCTATAACAACAATTCGTCATTTTGAAATGGCTGTACCGGTGTTGAAAGCGATCAAGGCAAAATATGGTGAAAGGGTAACCTTTAAAGTGATTGGTGATGGAAATTACCAAATGAAAGAACTGGGAATCGTTGGGATTCCGTGGAAGAAGGAGACCGAACTACAGGAACTTTCCGAAATTGATATTGGTATTATGCCACTACCCGATGACGAATGGGCAAAAGGTAAATGCGGACTTAAAGGTTTGCAGTATATGGCTTTGAGTATTGCAACAGTGATGTCGCCGGTTGGAGTGAATACAGAGATTATCCGAGATGGAGAAAATGGAATGCTTGCTGCAACGATAAGTGAATGGATAGAAAAACTTAGTTTGTTGATTGATAATCCTTCGCTTCGAAGGTTATGTGCTGAAAATGGTCGAAAAACTGTCGAAAAGGAGTACTCGGTTAAAGCTTTACAGCCTGCTTACCTAAAATATTTTCGTGATCTGACTGAGCAAAAAAAGCATTAA
- the gcvT gene encoding glycine cleavage system aminomethyltransferase GcvT, with protein MTSQTAELRLTALTDIHQGLGAKMVPFAGYLMPVQYEGITVEHDTVRNKVGVFDVSHMGEFILKGPGALDLIQRVTSNDASKLSPGKAQYSCLPNEKGGIVDDLIVYYLEDGHWMLVVNASNIDKDWEWIQNFITAKVEMHNISEKTSLLAVQGPLAMDTIKKLTSVDLSSIPYYSFAKGELAGCKNVLISNTGYTGAGGFELYFENQYAETIWNALMEAGKEFGIKPCGLGARDTLRLEMGFCLYGNDIDDNTSPLEAGLGWITKFTKEFTNSVALKAQKDAGVQRKLVGFEMKEKGIPRHGYEIMNASGDVVGVVTSGTQSPSLQKAIGMGYVHIDHAAENSEVFIKIRDKAIKASVVKTPFLKK; from the coding sequence ATGACTTCCCAAACCGCTGAGTTAAGACTGACTGCTTTAACAGATATACATCAAGGACTTGGTGCTAAAATGGTGCCTTTTGCCGGCTATCTGATGCCAGTTCAGTACGAAGGTATTACTGTTGAACACGATACCGTACGTAACAAAGTTGGGGTTTTTGATGTGTCCCATATGGGCGAATTCATTCTTAAAGGACCGGGAGCCCTCGATCTGATTCAAAGAGTGACGAGTAATGATGCATCAAAACTGAGCCCGGGAAAGGCGCAATACAGCTGCCTTCCTAATGAAAAAGGGGGTATTGTAGATGATTTAATCGTTTATTATCTCGAAGATGGGCATTGGATGTTGGTGGTAAATGCTTCCAATATCGACAAGGATTGGGAATGGATTCAAAATTTCATCACAGCTAAAGTGGAGATGCATAACATCTCAGAGAAAACTTCCTTATTGGCTGTACAGGGTCCTTTAGCCATGGATACCATTAAAAAACTGACTTCGGTTGATTTATCGTCAATTCCATATTACTCTTTTGCCAAAGGTGAATTAGCCGGTTGTAAAAATGTTCTGATTTCAAATACAGGATATACCGGTGCCGGTGGCTTCGAACTTTATTTCGAGAATCAATACGCAGAAACGATTTGGAATGCCCTTATGGAAGCAGGTAAGGAGTTTGGGATTAAGCCCTGTGGATTGGGTGCCCGCGATACCTTGCGACTTGAAATGGGTTTTTGCCTCTATGGAAATGATATTGATGATAACACGTCTCCGCTGGAAGCCGGACTGGGTTGGATAACAAAGTTCACCAAGGAATTTACCAATAGTGTTGCCTTGAAAGCACAGAAAGATGCAGGAGTGCAGCGCAAGCTCGTCGGTTTCGAAATGAAAGAAAAAGGAATTCCCCGTCATGGTTATGAGATCATGAATGCCAGCGGTGATGTGGTTGGTGTAGTGACATCCGGTACTCAGTCGCCCTCCCTGCAAAAAGCTATCGGTATGGGATATGTGCATATCGATCATGCTGCTGAAAATTCAGAAGTATTTATTAAAATCAGAGATAAAGCCATTAAAGCAAGTGTTGTTAAAACCCCTTTTTTGAAAAAGTAA